A genome region from Paradevosia shaoguanensis includes the following:
- the pip gene encoding prolyl aminopeptidase — protein sequence MSALYPEIQPYDSGMLEVGDGNHVYWEVVGNPLGKPAVVFHGGPGSGASPGWRRYFNPERYRVVLFDQRNCGRSTPHASDPSIDLSTNTLPHLIGDAETLRRYLGIDRWLVLGASWGSTLGLAYAERHPERVTEMVLFSIATTTSREIDWITNGVGAFFPEAWEQFRDAALAIDDEPLVDAYARLLMSPDPVIHEQAARDWCDWEMAIVDIHPDHKPSTRYDDPRFRLAFARLVTHYWSHRGWLEENELLHNIGRIAEIPAVLIHGRLDVTGPIVTAWNLHRNWPASRLIPVRGAGHDSRDPGMAESVVMALDEFSTT from the coding sequence ATGAGCGCGCTCTACCCGGAAATCCAGCCCTACGACAGCGGCATGCTCGAGGTCGGCGACGGGAACCATGTCTATTGGGAAGTCGTCGGAAATCCGTTGGGTAAGCCCGCAGTGGTGTTTCATGGCGGACCGGGTTCGGGCGCCTCGCCGGGCTGGCGCCGCTATTTTAACCCCGAGCGTTACCGCGTGGTTCTCTTCGACCAGCGCAATTGCGGTCGCAGCACGCCGCATGCCAGCGACCCGTCGATCGATCTCTCCACCAATACGCTGCCGCACCTCATAGGCGACGCCGAGACGCTCCGGCGCTATCTCGGCATCGACCGCTGGCTCGTCCTCGGCGCCTCATGGGGGTCGACGCTGGGGCTGGCCTATGCCGAGCGGCACCCCGAGCGCGTCACTGAAATGGTGCTCTTCAGTATAGCGACGACGACCAGCCGGGAGATCGACTGGATCACCAACGGCGTAGGTGCGTTCTTCCCGGAAGCCTGGGAGCAGTTTCGTGACGCGGCGCTGGCCATCGACGACGAGCCGTTGGTCGATGCCTATGCCCGGTTGCTGATGAGCCCCGATCCCGTGATCCACGAACAGGCCGCGCGGGACTGGTGCGACTGGGAAATGGCGATCGTGGATATCCACCCGGACCACAAGCCCAGTACCCGCTACGACGACCCGCGCTTCCGCCTCGCCTTCGCGCGCCTCGTCACCCATTACTGGTCCCATCGCGGCTGGCTCGAGGAGAACGAGCTGCTGCACAATATCGGCAGGATCGCCGAAATCCCCGCGGTGCTGATTCACGGCCGGCTGGACGTGACCGGCCCCATCGTCACCGCATGGAATCTCCACCGCAACTGGCCGGCCAGCCGGCTGATCCCCGTTCGTGGGGCAGGGCACGATTCGCGCGATCCGGGCATGGCGGAGAGCGTCGTCATGGCGCTGGACGAGTTTTCAACCACCTGA
- a CDS encoding SMP-30/gluconolactonase/LRE family protein: protein MSAKTIALYTFTAAILTPAAAFAADKVQIGDQKVFPESITSTADGTLYAGSMPLGQVYKAAPGAEKTELLIDKPAEGPGSVLGVYADEAAKTLWVCYSDPAAFGGKADALPANVVAYDLATAEKKGSYALDKGSFCNDIATTADGSAYIADTSNGSVMLLKPGASALEVWVKDAKLAGIDGLSFGPDGALYVNSVTANKLLRIDVGADGAAGAITELTTSEPLKGPDGMRFGDDGKLYLAQNGAGRADVVTIEGDNATITKVQDGFKTPTAVTKVGDTLWILDARFADMQAADPGLFYAYAAKLQ, encoded by the coding sequence ATGTCCGCAAAAACCATTGCCCTTTATACCTTTACCGCCGCCATCCTGACGCCGGCGGCCGCTTTTGCCGCCGACAAGGTGCAGATCGGCGACCAGAAAGTCTTCCCGGAAAGCATCACCTCGACCGCCGACGGCACGCTTTATGCAGGCAGCATGCCGCTCGGTCAGGTCTACAAGGCCGCGCCGGGCGCCGAAAAGACCGAACTCCTCATCGATAAGCCTGCCGAAGGCCCGGGCTCGGTGCTCGGTGTCTATGCCGATGAAGCCGCCAAGACTCTCTGGGTTTGCTATTCCGACCCGGCCGCCTTTGGCGGCAAGGCCGATGCGCTGCCGGCCAACGTCGTGGCCTATGACCTCGCCACGGCCGAGAAGAAGGGCAGCTATGCCCTCGACAAGGGCAGCTTCTGCAACGACATCGCCACCACCGCCGACGGCTCGGCCTATATCGCCGACACCAGCAATGGCAGCGTGATGCTGCTCAAGCCGGGCGCCAGCGCGCTCGAGGTCTGGGTCAAGGACGCCAAGCTTGCCGGTATCGACGGCCTCTCCTTCGGGCCGGATGGCGCGCTCTACGTGAATAGCGTCACCGCCAACAAGCTGCTCCGCATCGATGTCGGCGCCGATGGCGCCGCCGGGGCCATCACCGAACTCACCACCTCCGAGCCGCTCAAGGGGCCGGACGGCATGCGTTTCGGCGATGACGGCAAGCTCTACCTCGCCCAGAACGGAGCAGGGCGCGCCGATGTCGTGACCATCGAGGGCGACAACGCCACGATCACCAAGGTCCAGGATGGCTTCAAGACCCCGACCGCCGTCACCAAGGTCGGCGACACGCTCTGGATTCTCGATGCGCGCTTTGCCGACATGCAGGCCGCCGATCCTGGCCTGTTCTACGCCTACGCGGCCAAGCTGCAGTAG
- a CDS encoding potassium channel family protein, translating to MTQKPKQEAEQEVEATGFELFRDKLRLLYHGSSPAAVRFQFSVLIVDVAILAFFIASPLLWDSPTYLYVDYSIAALMFADLAARMLASTDITRWLRQPANWVDIFILATLLVPVLGNFGFLRVLRLWTISQSQVIWKPLRKHGLMRYEDAGKAVINLVTFLFVVAGFIFTFFYAPGSGIDGYLDALYFTVTTITTTGFGDITLPGPLGRITSIIVMIIGISLFVRLAQQVFRPFKITFPCPQCGLQRHEPDAVHCKACGHILKIPDEGN from the coding sequence ATGACGCAAAAGCCGAAACAGGAAGCCGAGCAGGAAGTGGAGGCGACGGGTTTCGAGCTCTTCCGCGACAAGCTGCGCCTGCTCTATCACGGCAGTTCGCCGGCGGCCGTGCGCTTCCAGTTCTCGGTCCTGATCGTGGACGTGGCGATCCTCGCCTTCTTCATCGCCTCCCCGCTGCTCTGGGATTCGCCGACCTATCTCTACGTCGATTACTCGATCGCCGCGCTGATGTTCGCCGATCTTGCGGCCCGGATGCTGGCTTCGACCGATATCACGCGCTGGCTGCGCCAGCCGGCGAACTGGGTCGACATCTTTATCCTCGCGACGCTGCTGGTACCGGTGCTCGGCAATTTCGGTTTCCTGCGCGTGCTGCGCCTGTGGACGATCTCGCAGAGCCAGGTGATCTGGAAGCCGCTGCGCAAGCACGGGCTCATGCGCTACGAGGATGCCGGCAAGGCGGTGATCAACCTCGTCACCTTCCTTTTCGTGGTCGCCGGCTTCATCTTCACCTTCTTCTATGCGCCGGGCTCGGGCATAGATGGCTATCTCGATGCGCTTTATTTCACCGTGACGACGATCACGACCACCGGGTTCGGCGACATCACGCTTCCCGGCCCGCTCGGGCGCATCACCTCGATCATCGTCATGATCATCGGCATCTCGCTGTTCGTGCGGCTGGCCCAGCAGGTGTTCCGCCCCTTCAAGATCACCTTCCCCTGCCCGCAATGCGGCCTGCAACGCCATGAGCCCGACGCCGTGCATTGCAAGGCGTGCGGGCACATTCTCAAAATTCCGGATGAGGGTAATTAA